From a single Leptospira levettii genomic region:
- a CDS encoding methyl-accepting chemotaxis protein, which produces MHSYFSNITIRSRLILLPLPILLFLLIVLALYIQSQNKEIDFSAKEQQGIEIIKPVYFAFKVALPKFKIGNENVDDLKPVMEEGKATILKSGILSEDSKQIQKWITYLTRERFDQETTRNFLEDTQDLAVKIGDNSNLILDPKLESYYQMDIILFQVPMLWKHVGQLKELIRDEYLGENQKRKTFSNISYTKSIISINAIENICINITNSYKKTMENAPTYQGEIQKNIDQTNQACNAYVDELKKVLITNANKPDSSDELFNIIHKGTFLGSEIQNFSILIFENLIKDRLSEQKFHRLVNILILVLALSVSILLIFFIFKSINIPLKTVLTKVEELSSGDADLTKKLPSFGENEIGEISGSINRFVSQLHDIIVQLKHSVNQVEKSSDQLKHDALSVSDNASGLASTSEEAAASLEELSSSFEVMFGSISDETKNIAKIAEEIRNIEYSIVNIEKELNQLSIESVASTKLADNGNMSIRSTDNSMEEIRLVTKEISGIVDLITDISEQTNLLALNASIEAARAGDAGRGFAVVAEEISKLADKTRISVKNIMTLIAKSDSAVNIGVNHVNDTVKVLNEIVGQSNRIQTGVEKLKGEISSQSNSLTNVSHELKELQSLAESIETSCQEQKRTSDDMVVSVNSLSGSAQELAQSSEDLNRVSVTISSVAKTISTIANSFETSVDS; this is translated from the coding sequence ATGCATTCTTATTTTTCCAATATCACCATTCGGTCTAGACTGATCCTTTTGCCTCTTCCAATCCTTTTGTTTTTATTGATTGTGCTCGCTTTGTACATTCAATCACAAAACAAGGAAATTGATTTCTCAGCGAAAGAACAGCAAGGTATTGAGATCATCAAACCTGTTTATTTCGCCTTTAAGGTTGCATTACCAAAATTTAAAATTGGTAACGAGAATGTAGATGATTTGAAACCTGTGATGGAAGAAGGCAAGGCTACAATCCTTAAATCAGGAATCCTTTCTGAAGATTCAAAACAAATCCAAAAATGGATTACCTATTTAACTCGCGAACGTTTTGACCAAGAAACAACTCGCAATTTTTTGGAAGATACACAAGACTTAGCAGTTAAGATTGGAGACAATTCGAATTTAATACTGGATCCAAAATTGGAATCCTATTACCAAATGGATATCATACTATTCCAAGTTCCCATGTTATGGAAACATGTAGGACAACTCAAAGAATTAATTAGAGATGAATATCTAGGAGAAAACCAAAAACGGAAAACCTTTTCGAATATCAGTTATACAAAATCAATCATATCCATCAATGCAATTGAGAACATTTGTATCAACATAACGAACTCTTATAAAAAAACAATGGAGAATGCTCCAACCTATCAAGGTGAGATTCAAAAAAACATAGACCAAACAAACCAAGCCTGTAATGCTTATGTTGATGAATTGAAAAAAGTATTGATAACAAATGCAAACAAACCTGATTCATCAGATGAATTATTCAACATCATCCATAAGGGAACATTTTTAGGATCGGAAATTCAAAATTTTTCCATTTTGATTTTTGAAAACTTAATTAAAGATCGTTTATCAGAACAAAAATTCCACAGGTTGGTCAATATCCTCATTCTTGTATTGGCACTGAGTGTTTCCATACTTCTGATTTTTTTCATCTTTAAAAGTATCAACATACCTTTAAAAACTGTTTTGACGAAAGTTGAGGAATTGTCGAGTGGTGATGCCGATCTAACAAAAAAATTACCATCGTTTGGTGAGAATGAAATTGGTGAAATTTCTGGCTCCATCAATCGATTTGTGAGCCAATTGCATGATATCATTGTCCAACTGAAACATTCAGTTAACCAAGTTGAAAAAAGTTCTGACCAATTAAAACATGATGCTCTCTCGGTATCTGACAATGCATCTGGACTTGCTTCCACTTCGGAAGAGGCTGCCGCTTCTTTAGAAGAATTATCATCTTCCTTTGAAGTTATGTTTGGATCTATTTCTGATGAAACCAAAAACATTGCAAAAATTGCAGAAGAAATTCGAAATATCGAATATTCCATCGTTAATATTGAAAAGGAACTCAATCAGTTATCAATTGAGTCTGTTGCATCAACTAAATTAGCAGATAACGGAAATATGTCGATACGAAGTACGGATAATTCAATGGAAGAAATCCGATTGGTTACAAAAGAAATTTCTGGAATTGTTGATTTGATCACTGATATCTCTGAACAAACAAATTTACTTGCACTCAATGCAAGTATCGAAGCTGCAAGGGCTGGTGATGCAGGAAGAGGATTTGCAGTAGTTGCGGAAGAGATTTCAAAACTGGCAGATAAAACAAGAATTTCAGTGAAAAATATTATGACATTAATTGCGAAGAGTGATTCAGCAGTCAACATTGGAGTGAATCATGTGAATGATACAGTAAAAGTTCTGAATGAAATTGTTGGCCAATCCAATCGGATTCAGACAGGTGTTGAAAAGCTAAAAGGTGAAATTTCATCACAATCCAATAGTTTAACCAATGTATCTCACGAACTCAAGGAACTGCAGTCATTGGCTGAATCAATTGAAACTTCATGCCAAGAACAAAAACGAACTTCTGACGATATGGTGGTCAGTGTGAATTCACTTTCAGGTAGTGCTCAGGAACTTGCTCAAAGTTCCGAAGATTTAAACCGAGTGAGTGTGACGATCAGTAGTGTGGCAAAAACAATTTCTACGATTGCCAATTCGTTTGAAACAAGTGTTGATTCATAA
- a CDS encoding ABC transporter substrate-binding protein, which produces MFPIFKQLLSSFLCFGLIPFSNPLFATDHIDLYLKWYHQFQFAGYYTALEKGYYRELGLDVSIHESKNGIEGLHQLISEKEARYGVGANEVLLQWHAGAPIVVIAVIFQHSPIVLFTKKTHPDQSVHDLVGKKIMLSPHVYEILALLKKEKLDPSRFRQLPHSFRFLDIVEGKVDALDGYSTTQTYELEKMGFPLMVFSPRTSGIDFYGDNLFTSKLEIENNPTRVKKFREASLRGWDYAMKHKQEIVNLISEKYASSIPKEQLLFEAEQMEPLIQPSLVEIGYMYEGRWKHINEVYADFGMLPKNLDLSGFLYNANPKPNYESIFSILILLLFIVLVAWVIQRYRWNKRYSETLKTEVLLRTEELKISNNALNSTNLVLESKLKELTEAQEKLLNREKLATIGNLTAGMAHELNTPLGAIVSSNGTISNFFQNQFQTIINYLFTFSNEDKERFYFLIREYQNIQNVFYTGKKEREFKKELEIEYAEIFQKYLKDDREEYLNLIVDSSAFLLGDHLKFILESDHKKEILTMGSKVASVFRSCSIISTASEKSSHVVKSLKNYLISDDLTHSDQSKIDITSEIETILTLYYYNINHRVKVQKHFLSHRKCKGNRDNLNLVWVNLLNNALYAISFEGIIELTIEDDGPWIKVSFIDYGSGIPKNIQDRIFEPFFTTKSKGEGVGLGLDICRKVINKMNGKIEFESEVGKTKFTVYLLAEE; this is translated from the coding sequence ATGTTTCCAATTTTCAAACAACTTCTATCTTCCTTCCTCTGTTTTGGTTTGATCCCTTTTTCAAATCCCCTCTTTGCTACGGATCATATTGATTTATATTTAAAATGGTACCACCAATTCCAATTTGCAGGTTATTATACTGCGTTAGAAAAAGGATACTACAGAGAACTTGGATTGGATGTTTCCATTCACGAAAGTAAAAATGGAATAGAAGGATTACACCAACTTATTTCAGAAAAAGAAGCACGTTATGGAGTAGGTGCAAACGAAGTTCTTTTACAATGGCATGCTGGTGCACCCATCGTCGTCATAGCTGTTATTTTCCAACATTCTCCTATTGTTTTATTCACAAAAAAAACTCATCCTGACCAATCTGTACATGATTTAGTTGGGAAAAAGATCATGTTATCTCCTCATGTTTATGAAATTTTAGCTTTGCTAAAAAAGGAAAAATTAGACCCAAGTCGATTTCGTCAATTACCACATAGCTTTCGATTTTTGGATATAGTGGAAGGTAAGGTAGATGCTTTGGATGGTTATTCTACCACTCAAACCTATGAACTCGAGAAAATGGGATTCCCTTTGATGGTGTTTTCACCAAGAACCTCTGGTATTGATTTTTATGGAGACAATTTATTCACAAGCAAACTCGAAATAGAAAATAACCCAACAAGAGTCAAAAAATTCCGTGAAGCAAGTCTTCGTGGATGGGACTATGCAATGAAACACAAACAAGAGATTGTAAATCTAATCTCAGAAAAATATGCCAGTTCCATTCCGAAAGAACAATTATTATTTGAAGCAGAACAGATGGAACCATTGATCCAACCTTCGCTTGTCGAGATTGGATATATGTATGAAGGGCGTTGGAAACATATCAATGAAGTCTATGCAGATTTCGGTATGTTACCTAAAAATTTGGATCTGAGTGGATTCCTCTATAACGCCAATCCAAAACCAAATTACGAATCTATTTTTTCGATTTTGATTTTACTCTTATTTATTGTGTTAGTTGCTTGGGTGATCCAAAGGTATAGATGGAACAAACGGTATTCAGAAACCTTAAAAACAGAAGTTTTACTCAGAACAGAAGAATTAAAAATCTCCAACAATGCTTTGAATTCAACTAATCTTGTTTTAGAATCAAAATTAAAAGAACTGACGGAAGCACAAGAAAAGTTATTAAATCGGGAAAAATTAGCGACCATAGGTAATTTAACAGCAGGGATGGCACATGAATTGAATACACCATTGGGTGCGATTGTTTCCTCTAATGGTACTATCAGCAATTTTTTTCAGAATCAATTTCAAACAATCATAAATTACCTTTTTACTTTTTCGAATGAAGATAAAGAACGATTTTATTTCTTAATAAGAGAGTATCAAAACATTCAAAATGTTTTTTATACAGGTAAAAAAGAGAGGGAATTTAAAAAAGAGTTAGAAATTGAGTATGCAGAAATTTTCCAAAAATACTTAAAAGATGATAGAGAAGAATACTTAAACTTAATTGTTGATTCTTCCGCTTTTTTGCTCGGGGATCATCTAAAATTTATCTTAGAAAGTGATCACAAAAAAGAAATATTAACTATGGGTTCAAAGGTAGCGAGTGTCTTCCGTTCTTGTTCTATCATTTCGACTGCTTCTGAAAAATCATCTCATGTTGTAAAATCTTTAAAAAATTACTTAATTTCTGATGATCTTACCCATTCAGATCAAAGTAAAATTGATATCACTAGCGAAATCGAAACGATCCTCACTCTTTATTATTATAATATCAATCATAGAGTAAAAGTTCAAAAACATTTTTTATCACATCGGAAATGCAAAGGCAATCGGGATAATTTAAATTTAGTTTGGGTTAACTTATTAAACAATGCTTTATATGCAATTTCATTTGAAGGAATCATTGAACTTACTATAGAAGATGATGGCCCATGGATCAAGGTCAGCTTTATCGATTACGGGAGTGGAATTCCAAAAAATATCCAAGACCGAATTTTTGAACCTTTTTTTACAACGAAATCAAAAGGTGAAGGAGTTGGATTAGGATTGGACATTTGTCGAAAAGTGATCAACAAAATGAACGGTAAAATTGAA
- a CDS encoding DUF2306 domain-containing protein: protein MPTNSTTKKDYWIIGFLLFLSLVPSIAGLFRIFQLTTGSGYTVENQRFFNDPIPVILHIIAVLLYSILGSFQFAPGFRSRHLRWHRISGRFLVVFGLLSAGSGLWLTWEYPRVPTDGDWLFGIRMVVGVWMFACILLGFSFALGKQFRTHSHWMIRGYAIGLGAGTQVFTHLPWFIIVGGEPSGIPRDLMMAAGWLINFVFAEWIIWKEKLFRN, encoded by the coding sequence ATGCCCACGAATTCCACTACAAAAAAAGACTATTGGATCATTGGTTTTTTATTATTTCTCAGTTTGGTTCCAAGTATAGCTGGACTATTTCGAATTTTCCAACTAACAACTGGTTCTGGTTATACGGTTGAGAATCAGCGATTTTTTAATGACCCAATACCCGTAATCCTCCATATCATTGCTGTTTTATTGTATAGTATTTTAGGATCATTCCAATTTGCACCTGGTTTTCGAAGCCGTCACCTTCGTTGGCATCGGATTTCTGGTAGGTTCCTCGTTGTTTTTGGACTTCTTAGTGCGGGCAGTGGTTTATGGTTAACTTGGGAATACCCAAGGGTACCTACTGATGGGGATTGGTTATTTGGAATTCGAATGGTTGTCGGAGTCTGGATGTTTGCCTGTATCCTACTCGGTTTTTCATTTGCTTTGGGGAAACAATTCCGAACCCATAGCCATTGGATGATCCGAGGTTATGCGATTGGATTAGGCGCAGGCACACAAGTATTCACTCATCTACCTTGGTTTATCATTGTGGGAGGCGAACCATCGGGGATTCCAAGAGATTTAATGATGGCAGCAGGTTGGCTTATTAATTTTGTATTTGCAGAATGGATCATTTGGAAGGAGAAATTGTTCCGAAATTAA